A region from the Anaeromyxobacter diazotrophicus genome encodes:
- a CDS encoding electron transfer flavoprotein subunit beta — protein MSGYHVVVCGSIVPDPLQTLEPITGPTGPSLKNEMMLPAVLDPWAAQALFEAAALAQKAPGSKVWLVALGPKAKLQQVMMAVGQKVPFELVAVDGPAGGFVDAHETAAALAEAVQAIPGLDRARLLLFGGWESGSRGAGVTLQLVGERLGLQDQFQGVDQLTPQPDGSLEILERVEGGKHQVSVVAGPPALLGWATGNLPEPRNNPQVGMANMKGIMPALQKAKPAKVGAADAQYLAVQLPKQQRETRVVKDLTPDAIAAELVEWISKD, from the coding sequence ATGAGCGGTTACCACGTCGTCGTCTGCGGAAGCATCGTCCCCGACCCGCTGCAGACCCTCGAGCCGATCACGGGCCCGACCGGCCCGTCGCTGAAGAACGAGATGATGCTGCCGGCCGTGCTCGACCCGTGGGCGGCGCAGGCGCTCTTCGAGGCGGCCGCCCTGGCGCAGAAGGCGCCCGGCTCCAAGGTGTGGCTGGTCGCGCTCGGCCCCAAGGCGAAGCTGCAGCAGGTGATGATGGCGGTGGGGCAGAAGGTGCCCTTCGAGCTGGTGGCGGTGGACGGCCCCGCGGGCGGGTTCGTGGACGCGCACGAGACCGCGGCCGCGCTGGCGGAGGCGGTGCAGGCGATCCCGGGGCTCGACCGCGCCCGCCTGCTGCTCTTCGGCGGCTGGGAGTCGGGCTCGCGCGGCGCCGGCGTCACGCTCCAGCTCGTCGGCGAGCGGCTCGGCCTGCAGGACCAGTTCCAGGGCGTCGACCAGCTCACCCCGCAGCCGGACGGCTCGCTCGAGATCCTGGAGCGCGTCGAGGGCGGCAAGCACCAGGTGTCGGTGGTGGCCGGCCCGCCGGCGCTGCTCGGCTGGGCCACCGGCAACCTGCCCGAGCCGCGCAACAACCCGCAGGTGGGCATGGCCAACATGAAGGGCATCATGCCGGCGCTGCAGAAGGCGAAGCCGGCCAAGGTCGGGGCGGCCGACGCCCAGTACCTGGCCGTGCAGCTGCCGAAGCAGCAGCGCGAGACGCGCGTGGTGAAGGACCTGACCCCGGACGCGATCGCGGCCGAGCTGGTCGAGTGGATCTCGAAGGACTAG
- a CDS encoding 4Fe-4S ferredoxin, producing the protein MSNAPDETSPQPDRQSMEVDIACVGFGPAMGGFLTTLARGLTNPDGTPAVESAVSPGLPPQVVCYERADGLGFGVSGVVTRARGLRQSFPDLDPAQIPMATAVKEEKVVYLLDPHGASRRSATLQAADATLQALRLVLPLRDHALELPYTPEFLHKRGGLVLSLGQLNQWVGEQLMAGGQVQLWPATPVDGPLVEGGKVTGVRLLDQGVQKDGRPDAGYVAGLDVRARLTVVADGPVGAVGRALDERFGLPEGHHQREWAVGMKVVVDLPEGCALPEGTVLHTIGYPEPEIFGFLYVHPGRVASVGIFVPSWMGSPVRTSYLYLQHFLQHPYLWKHLQGGKLRSWGAKSLQESGRRGEPQLVGDGFARIGEGSGTTNVLTGSGVDEAWTSGTLLAEGVLELLRAGKPFTKENLDAAYVARRRASWLEEEGRVAEKARDGFGRGFVTGLLGMALSGMTKGLVNLGSEPVPSHERFESLEEWYAGKIPGTEIDRLRAECKAKNTSLHAALMKAAGWPDIVYDGQLLVSHQDALLMGGKVQAPAGYADHVVFRQPAVCARCGSRTCIEICSAQAIAPGEPGQPPAFDREKCVHCGACLWNCTQVLEGETTNLAFRAGAGGLHSAEN; encoded by the coding sequence TTGTCGAACGCGCCTGACGAGACCTCGCCGCAGCCCGACCGCCAGAGCATGGAGGTCGACATCGCCTGCGTCGGCTTCGGCCCGGCCATGGGCGGGTTCCTCACCACGCTCGCGCGCGGGCTCACGAACCCGGACGGCACGCCGGCGGTGGAGAGCGCGGTGTCGCCCGGGCTGCCGCCGCAGGTGGTGTGCTACGAGCGCGCCGACGGCCTCGGCTTCGGCGTGTCGGGCGTGGTCACCCGCGCCCGCGGGCTCCGCCAGAGCTTCCCGGACCTCGACCCGGCGCAGATCCCCATGGCGACCGCGGTGAAGGAGGAGAAGGTCGTCTACCTCCTCGACCCCCACGGCGCGAGCCGCCGCTCGGCCACGCTCCAGGCCGCGGACGCCACCTTGCAGGCGCTCCGGCTGGTGCTGCCGCTGCGCGACCACGCCCTCGAGCTGCCCTACACCCCGGAGTTCCTGCACAAGCGCGGCGGCCTCGTCCTCTCGCTCGGGCAGCTCAACCAGTGGGTGGGCGAGCAGCTCATGGCGGGCGGCCAGGTGCAGCTCTGGCCGGCGACGCCGGTGGACGGGCCGCTGGTGGAGGGCGGCAAGGTGACCGGTGTGCGCCTGCTCGACCAGGGCGTGCAGAAGGACGGCCGCCCCGACGCAGGGTACGTGGCGGGCCTCGACGTGCGGGCGCGCCTCACCGTGGTGGCGGACGGCCCGGTGGGCGCGGTCGGCCGCGCGCTCGACGAGCGGTTCGGCCTGCCCGAGGGGCACCACCAGCGGGAGTGGGCGGTGGGCATGAAGGTGGTGGTGGACCTGCCCGAGGGCTGCGCGCTCCCGGAGGGCACGGTCCTCCACACCATCGGCTACCCCGAGCCGGAGATCTTCGGCTTCCTGTACGTGCACCCCGGCCGCGTGGCCTCGGTCGGCATCTTCGTCCCCTCGTGGATGGGGAGCCCGGTCCGCACCTCCTACCTCTACCTGCAGCACTTCCTGCAGCACCCGTACCTCTGGAAGCACCTCCAGGGCGGGAAGCTGCGCTCCTGGGGCGCCAAGTCGCTGCAGGAGTCGGGGCGGCGCGGCGAGCCGCAGCTCGTCGGCGACGGGTTCGCCCGCATCGGCGAGGGCTCCGGCACGACCAACGTCCTCACCGGCTCCGGCGTGGACGAGGCGTGGACGAGCGGGACCCTGCTGGCGGAGGGCGTGCTGGAGCTCCTGCGCGCCGGCAAGCCCTTCACGAAGGAGAACCTCGACGCCGCCTACGTGGCGCGGCGCCGCGCGAGCTGGCTGGAGGAGGAGGGGAGGGTGGCGGAGAAGGCGCGCGACGGGTTCGGGCGCGGCTTCGTGACCGGCCTCCTCGGGATGGCGCTCTCCGGGATGACGAAGGGGCTGGTGAACCTCGGCTCGGAGCCGGTCCCCTCGCACGAACGCTTCGAGAGCCTCGAGGAGTGGTACGCGGGCAAGATCCCCGGCACCGAGATCGACCGGCTGCGGGCCGAGTGCAAGGCGAAGAACACCTCGCTCCACGCCGCGCTCATGAAGGCGGCGGGCTGGCCGGACATCGTCTACGACGGCCAGCTGCTCGTCTCGCACCAGGACGCGCTCCTCATGGGCGGCAAGGTGCAGGCGCCCGCCGGCTACGCCGACCACGTCGTCTTCCGGCAGCCGGCCGTCTGCGCGCGCTGCGGGAGCCGCACCTGCATCGAGATCTGCTCGGCGCAGGCCATCGCGCCGGGCGAGCCGGGGCAGCCGCCCGCGTTCGACCGGGAGAAGTGCGTGCACTGCGGCGCCTGCCTTTGGAACTGCACCCAGGTGCTGGAGGGCGAGACGACCAACCTCGCCTTCCGCGCCGGCGCGGGCGGGCTGCACTCGGCCGAGAACTAG
- the speA gene encoding biosynthetic arginine decarboxylase — protein MATPETRFPQHPSDATAATPASDWSVEKAAQHYNVPGWGAGYFSVSDKGHLVVHPHGQPGPTIDIMDVVEDIRERNLGFPCVVRFQDVLRARVKAINEAFGKGLVEQGYGGKYFGVYPVKVNQMREVVEEILDAGAPYHYGLEAGSKGELLIVLGHNTDPEALTVCNGYKDEEFLRLALLGRKLGRKVIVVIEKLSELPHLLRLGDEMGVEPLIGLRSKLTTRGTGKWEGSSGDFAKFGLTVPELIHAVRILKEQKKEHCARLLHFHVGSQLTDIRVVKDAINEGARVYAKLRKMGLPIEYFDVGGGLGVDYVGSHGGNGNGNNAAPGVTIASTVNYTLEEYVGDVVYNLQRVCQNEQVPEPHIVSESGRAVTAHHSCVVMNVFGHIEIGSQEQITAASVADPNESKVVREMREIVTGLTPRNKAEAYHDAVAKKEEALQMFKLGLLGLEERAMVESLFWKLCRDLVALNRGKKRLPRDTRDLGDKIADQYMANFSLFQSAPDHWAFDQLFPIVPLHRMDEPPTRDCTIVDITCDSDGKIDRFIEGEGVDETLSLHALEPGQPYYLGLMLTGAYQDVMGDMHNLFGRVNEIHVFVDDEDPEDFYIEEVIPGDRIEQVLSRMQYGPGDLARRVKNALDQKVKDGAIRPKEGVQLADFFEQVMRGYTYLAGV, from the coding sequence ATGGCGACCCCCGAGACGCGGTTCCCACAGCACCCGAGCGACGCCACGGCGGCCACGCCGGCCTCCGACTGGTCCGTGGAGAAGGCGGCCCAGCACTACAACGTGCCGGGGTGGGGCGCCGGGTACTTCTCGGTGAGCGACAAGGGGCACCTCGTCGTACATCCGCACGGCCAGCCCGGCCCCACCATCGACATCATGGACGTGGTGGAGGACATCCGGGAGCGGAACCTCGGCTTCCCCTGCGTGGTCCGCTTCCAGGACGTGCTGCGCGCGCGGGTGAAGGCCATCAACGAGGCCTTCGGCAAGGGGCTCGTCGAGCAGGGCTACGGGGGCAAGTACTTCGGCGTCTACCCCGTCAAGGTGAACCAGATGCGCGAGGTGGTCGAGGAGATCCTCGACGCGGGCGCGCCCTACCACTACGGCCTCGAGGCCGGCTCGAAGGGCGAGCTCCTCATCGTGCTCGGCCACAACACCGACCCGGAGGCGCTCACCGTCTGCAACGGCTACAAGGACGAGGAGTTCCTGCGGCTGGCGCTGCTCGGCCGCAAGCTCGGCCGCAAGGTGATCGTCGTCATCGAGAAGCTGTCCGAGCTGCCGCACCTGCTGCGCCTCGGCGACGAGATGGGCGTCGAGCCCCTCATCGGGCTCCGCTCCAAGCTCACCACCCGCGGCACCGGCAAGTGGGAGGGCAGCTCGGGCGACTTCGCCAAGTTCGGCCTGACCGTCCCGGAGCTCATCCACGCGGTCCGCATCCTCAAGGAGCAGAAGAAGGAGCACTGCGCGCGGCTCCTCCACTTCCACGTCGGCTCGCAGCTCACCGACATCCGGGTGGTGAAGGACGCCATCAACGAGGGGGCGCGCGTCTACGCCAAGCTGCGGAAGATGGGGCTGCCCATCGAGTACTTCGACGTCGGCGGCGGGCTGGGCGTCGACTACGTCGGCTCCCACGGCGGGAACGGCAACGGCAACAACGCGGCGCCCGGCGTCACCATCGCCTCGACCGTGAACTACACGCTCGAGGAGTACGTGGGCGACGTCGTCTACAACCTGCAGCGCGTCTGCCAGAACGAGCAGGTCCCGGAGCCGCACATCGTCTCCGAGTCCGGCCGCGCCGTGACCGCCCACCACTCCTGCGTGGTGATGAACGTCTTCGGCCACATCGAGATCGGCTCGCAGGAGCAGATCACGGCCGCCTCGGTGGCGGACCCGAACGAGTCGAAGGTCGTGCGCGAGATGCGGGAGATCGTGACCGGCCTCACCCCGCGCAACAAGGCCGAGGCCTACCACGACGCGGTGGCGAAGAAGGAGGAGGCCCTGCAGATGTTCAAGCTGGGGCTCCTCGGGCTCGAGGAGCGGGCCATGGTGGAGAGCCTGTTCTGGAAGCTCTGCCGCGACCTGGTGGCGCTGAACCGCGGCAAGAAGCGGCTGCCCCGCGACACCCGCGACCTGGGGGACAAGATCGCCGACCAGTACATGGCGAACTTCTCGCTCTTCCAGAGCGCGCCGGACCACTGGGCCTTCGACCAGCTCTTCCCCATCGTGCCGCTGCACCGGATGGACGAGCCGCCCACCCGCGACTGCACCATCGTCGACATCACCTGCGACTCGGACGGGAAGATCGACCGGTTCATCGAGGGGGAGGGCGTCGACGAGACGCTGTCCCTGCACGCCCTCGAGCCGGGCCAGCCCTACTACCTCGGGCTCATGCTCACCGGCGCCTACCAGGACGTCATGGGCGACATGCACAACCTCTTCGGCCGGGTGAACGAGATCCACGTGTTCGTGGACGACGAGGACCCGGAGGACTTCTACATCGAGGAGGTCATCCCGGGCGACCGCATCGAGCAGGTGCTCTCGCGCATGCAGTACGGACCGGGCGACCTGGCCCGCCGCGTCAAGAACGCGCTCGACCAGAAGGTGAAGGACGGCGCCATCCGGCCGAAGGAGGGCGTGCAGCTCGCCGACTTCTTCGAGCAGGTGATGCGCGGGTACACGTACCTCGCGGGCGTCTGA
- a CDS encoding acyl-CoA dehydrogenase family protein: MAVPAALVSETLSTLPGDDVRSVMWRLEGRYDLQMLIQSVRQVARGPVARLVAEGARSSHDWTEQKNALLEHYDACGATGVFMEPHQGGFLEGPKNLAMALVAFELAWVDAGAATGALAGHLGLSPIHERGTQEQQDRYMSLSAPAAPGEDRKPWRGAFALTEPIPYVGVDTGMLGGKVSVARWEPGQEPVLKVEKRGRFITNMGFANFVTAAVDSADERIKGTCMVILEEGDPGTFDRGTPTKKLVHQLSSTSDPIFSLEVPASRIVGGYSVKDGVIVPRWSHDEIIAAVFKHTRVPVGVMTAAKLLSAVEPVIRYQRGRFRGAQQARPGSPRYDLGLQVREDVLHRLVDVWATGEAAASLGFSTSRLFDELDPLEKVKFQTLQEKGITGRAELRYFKDVNARAVELVKLRAKPEAERDAARVAELEADPLVRYAILDSAGAVLCPATKLWNTGHGATVMREAVALMGGYGITEDCPGFLGHKWMDAQLEATYEGPEAVQRRQLSVCMQNEVFLAQLDAWTKELRHIASERPDTGACNLASAFVLWRYTYDHLQVATDATGQKLYQGPRQGVTFALSDALAWLMAARSLVLDVVELEQKGAENAVLAEGLPGLVRFYQDLSHVQCARASGEVGRICAELVYGYNKHPEWNADAQQACWEARELDELEDLIPGIGSCAKDVIEAGGGHPDKAGPCAHCSSVADFAALRMKLDQCLTGARLAKDRAAEALSKVMIPEALDYPV; encoded by the coding sequence ATGGCCGTCCCCGCCGCCCTCGTCTCCGAGACGCTCAGCACCCTGCCGGGCGACGACGTCCGCTCCGTCATGTGGCGCCTGGAAGGGCGCTACGACCTGCAGATGCTGATCCAGTCGGTGCGCCAGGTGGCGCGCGGGCCGGTGGCGCGGCTGGTGGCCGAGGGGGCGCGCAGCTCGCACGACTGGACGGAGCAGAAGAACGCGCTCCTCGAGCACTACGACGCCTGCGGCGCGACCGGCGTCTTCATGGAGCCGCACCAGGGCGGGTTCCTCGAGGGGCCGAAGAACCTGGCCATGGCGCTGGTGGCGTTCGAGCTCGCCTGGGTGGACGCCGGGGCGGCGACCGGGGCGCTGGCCGGCCACCTGGGGCTCTCCCCCATCCACGAGCGGGGCACCCAGGAGCAGCAGGACCGCTACATGAGCCTCTCGGCGCCGGCCGCGCCGGGCGAGGACCGCAAGCCGTGGCGCGGCGCCTTCGCGCTCACCGAGCCCATTCCGTACGTCGGCGTCGACACCGGCATGCTGGGCGGCAAGGTGAGCGTGGCGCGCTGGGAGCCGGGGCAGGAGCCGGTGCTCAAGGTGGAGAAGCGCGGCCGCTTCATCACCAACATGGGGTTCGCGAACTTCGTCACGGCCGCGGTGGACTCGGCCGACGAGCGCATCAAGGGCACCTGCATGGTGATCCTGGAGGAGGGCGACCCGGGCACCTTCGACCGCGGCACGCCCACCAAGAAGCTCGTCCACCAGCTCTCCTCGACCAGCGACCCCATCTTCTCGCTCGAGGTGCCCGCCTCGCGCATCGTCGGCGGCTACAGCGTGAAGGACGGGGTGATCGTCCCCCGCTGGTCGCACGACGAGATCATCGCCGCGGTCTTCAAGCACACCCGCGTGCCGGTGGGCGTCATGACCGCCGCCAAGCTCCTCAGCGCGGTCGAGCCGGTCATCCGCTACCAGCGCGGCCGCTTCCGCGGCGCGCAGCAGGCGCGGCCCGGCTCGCCCCGCTACGACCTCGGGCTCCAGGTGCGCGAGGACGTGCTGCACCGGCTGGTGGACGTGTGGGCCACCGGCGAGGCGGCCGCCTCGCTCGGCTTCTCCACCTCGCGCCTCTTCGACGAGCTCGACCCGCTCGAGAAGGTGAAGTTCCAGACGCTGCAGGAGAAGGGCATCACCGGGCGCGCCGAGCTGCGCTACTTCAAGGACGTGAACGCCCGCGCGGTCGAGCTGGTGAAGCTGCGCGCGAAGCCCGAGGCCGAGCGCGACGCCGCCCGCGTCGCCGAGCTCGAGGCCGATCCGCTCGTCCGCTACGCCATCCTCGACTCGGCCGGCGCCGTGCTGTGCCCGGCCACCAAGCTGTGGAACACCGGCCACGGCGCCACCGTCATGCGCGAGGCGGTCGCCCTCATGGGCGGCTACGGCATCACCGAGGACTGCCCCGGCTTCCTCGGCCACAAGTGGATGGACGCGCAGCTCGAGGCCACCTACGAGGGGCCGGAGGCCGTCCAGCGCCGGCAGCTCTCGGTCTGCATGCAGAACGAGGTCTTCCTCGCCCAGCTCGACGCCTGGACGAAGGAGCTCCGCCACATCGCCTCGGAGCGGCCCGACACTGGCGCCTGCAACCTCGCCTCCGCCTTCGTGCTCTGGCGCTACACCTACGACCACCTGCAGGTGGCGACCGACGCCACGGGCCAGAAGCTCTACCAGGGGCCGCGGCAGGGCGTGACCTTCGCGCTCTCCGACGCGCTCGCCTGGCTGATGGCGGCGCGCAGCCTCGTCCTCGACGTGGTCGAGCTGGAGCAGAAGGGCGCCGAGAACGCCGTGCTGGCCGAGGGCCTGCCGGGGCTGGTGCGTTTCTACCAGGACCTGTCGCACGTGCAGTGCGCGCGCGCCTCGGGGGAGGTGGGCCGCATCTGCGCCGAGCTGGTCTACGGGTACAACAAGCACCCCGAGTGGAACGCGGACGCGCAGCAGGCCTGCTGGGAGGCGCGCGAGCTGGACGAGCTCGAGGACCTCATCCCCGGCATCGGCAGCTGCGCCAAGGACGTCATCGAGGCCGGCGGCGGCCACCCCGACAAGGCGGGCCCCTGCGCCCACTGCTCGAGCGTGGCCGACTTCGCCGCGCTCCGCATGAAGCTCGACCAGTGCCTCACCGGCGCGCGCCTCGCCAAGGACCGCGCCGCCGAGGCGCTCTCCAAGGTCATGATCCCCGAGGCGCTCGACTACCCGGTCTAG
- a CDS encoding dodecin, translated as MSGTYKKIEIVGTSPTSFYEAVKAGIAEASKTVRHMDWFEVVEERGAIKDGKVAEFQVTLRIGFKLE; from the coding sequence ATGTCCGGCACGTACAAGAAGATCGAGATCGTCGGCACCTCGCCCACCAGCTTCTACGAGGCCGTGAAGGCGGGCATCGCCGAGGCCTCGAAGACCGTCCGCCACATGGACTGGTTCGAGGTGGTCGAGGAGCGCGGCGCGATCAAGGACGGCAAGGTGGCCGAGTTCCAGGTCACGCTCCGCATCGGCTTCAAGCTGGAATAG